One region of Rhodospirillaceae bacterium genomic DNA includes:
- a CDS encoding helix-turn-helix transcriptional regulator — translation MALKLRRNQSPPPPPSCAVGECMALLGGAWTPNVIWYLSGGPRRFGELRRDMPPISPKMLSARLKDLEMKGVVARSTRPTSPPSVDYALTPLGRELVPAIEAIVAVGQKLKAQQALAARAAE, via the coding sequence ATGGCCTTGAAGCTGCGCCGCAACCAATCGCCGCCACCGCCGCCCAGCTGTGCTGTCGGCGAATGCATGGCCCTGCTGGGGGGTGCCTGGACGCCCAATGTCATCTGGTATCTGAGCGGCGGGCCGCGGCGCTTTGGCGAGCTTCGCCGCGACATGCCGCCCATTTCGCCCAAGATGCTGAGCGCGCGGCTGAAGGATCTGGAAATGAAGGGCGTCGTTGCGCGCAGCACACGCCCGACCTCGCCACCCTCGGTCGATTATGCGCTGACCCCCTTGGGCCGCGAGCTGGTGCCGGCCATCGAGGCCATCGTCGCGGTGGGGCAGAAATTGAAGGCGCAGCAGGCCCTGGCGGCACGGGCGGCGGAATAG
- a CDS encoding CZB domain-containing protein, with amino-acid sequence MLGFGRGKSDAIRSLDEASDVARAEMNAFHLALTQCLRDIAAGDFEKDLDCHGALPASDPVVQGLAEAVRGLAHKLQEQASGDLDANVALTINSNEAAIRSARMIAAARNTSDRTQVLASASTEMVASVKAISETSQAAADEAGAMRSIVEAGVSAVRRATTTMEGIAASVADASGKVTALSVASEEIGSIVGTIEAIARQTNLLALNATIEAARAGEYGKGFAVVATEVKNLSKQTSQATEDIKSRIDRLRSEMEQIVEAMSHGGVAVATGTREMSDLAAKIDEAGERTVVVSGKMDEIAGILSEQNAAIDEVSRGITGIAELAAQNVAEVTSLSEVIDNNQTQLGAQLQRLAQCSFPHKITRLAKADHVIWKKRLVDMSVGRANLRAEELSDHQSCRLGKWYYSDASAALRQNADFRQLEAPHAAVHRHGKDAARLFAAGQFDKALAEIEAVESASVEVLRHLDALSR; translated from the coding sequence ATGCTGGGATTCGGTCGGGGAAAAAGTGACGCCATTCGGTCACTGGACGAGGCATCGGATGTGGCACGCGCGGAGATGAACGCCTTTCACCTCGCCCTGACACAATGCCTGCGCGACATTGCCGCCGGCGATTTCGAGAAGGATCTTGATTGTCACGGTGCCCTGCCGGCTTCCGACCCGGTCGTGCAAGGCCTGGCCGAGGCCGTGCGGGGTCTGGCGCATAAGCTGCAGGAACAGGCATCCGGCGACCTTGATGCCAATGTCGCTCTGACCATCAACAGCAACGAGGCGGCAATTCGCAGCGCCAGGATGATCGCCGCGGCACGCAACACGTCAGACCGGACGCAGGTCCTCGCCAGTGCCTCGACCGAAATGGTGGCCTCCGTCAAGGCGATCAGCGAGACCAGCCAGGCCGCCGCGGACGAGGCCGGCGCCATGCGCTCGATCGTCGAAGCGGGTGTCAGCGCCGTGCGGCGGGCGACGACGACCATGGAAGGGATCGCCGCGTCGGTTGCCGACGCATCCGGCAAGGTGACTGCCCTCAGCGTCGCTTCCGAAGAAATCGGGTCGATCGTGGGAACGATCGAGGCGATCGCGCGCCAGACCAATCTCCTCGCCCTCAACGCGACCATCGAAGCGGCGCGGGCCGGCGAGTATGGCAAGGGCTTTGCCGTTGTCGCGACCGAGGTCAAGAATCTGTCGAAGCAGACCAGTCAGGCGACGGAGGATATCAAGTCCCGCATCGATCGCCTGCGCAGCGAGATGGAGCAGATCGTCGAAGCGATGTCACATGGCGGCGTTGCCGTGGCCACCGGCACGCGCGAGATGAGCGATCTTGCCGCCAAGATCGACGAAGCCGGCGAACGCACGGTCGTCGTCAGCGGCAAGATGGATGAGATCGCCGGCATTCTCTCCGAACAGAATGCCGCCATCGACGAAGTCTCGCGCGGCATCACCGGTATCGCCGAACTGGCGGCGCAGAATGTGGCCGAAGTGACCAGCCTGTCCGAAGTCATCGACAACAACCAGACCCAGCTCGGCGCGCAGCTGCAGCGCCTGGCGCAATGCAGCTTCCCGCACAAGATCACGCGCCTGGCCAAGGCCGATCACGTGATCTGGAAGAAGCGCCTGGTGGACATGTCGGTTGGGCGCGCCAATCTGCGGGCCGAGGAATTGAGCGACCATCAATCCTGCCGCCTCGGCAAATGGTATTACAGCGACGCCTCGGCGGCGCTCAGACAGAATGCCGATTTCAGGCAGCTGGAAGCGCCCCATGCCGCCGTGCACCGCCACGGCAAGGACGCCGCCCGCCTGTTCGCGGCCGGCCAATTCGACAAGGCGCTGGCCGAGATCGAAGCGGTGGAAAGCGCCTCGGTCGAAGTCCTCCGCCATCTCGACGCGCTCAGCCGCTAG
- a CDS encoding nuclear transport factor 2 family protein, with protein sequence MDARYPELVAALDLYFDGLYHSDTKRLAQVFHPQAIYACATDGTLTYHTMASYFPIVDARPAPAASQQKRADRIVSIEFAGPVTAVAVVNCAIGPKAFTDLLTFVKLDGRWQIMAKVFHFDLTAA encoded by the coding sequence ATGGATGCGCGCTACCCCGAACTCGTCGCGGCCCTCGATCTCTATTTCGACGGGCTTTATCATTCGGACACCAAGCGCCTGGCCCAGGTGTTCCACCCGCAGGCGATCTATGCCTGCGCCACCGACGGGACCCTCACCTACCACACCATGGCGAGCTATTTCCCGATCGTCGATGCGCGCCCGGCGCCGGCCGCCAGCCAGCAGAAGCGCGCCGACCGCATCGTCTCCATCGAGTTCGCCGGACCCGTCACGGCGGTGGCCGTGGTGAACTGCGCCATCGGTCCCAAGGCCTTCACGGATCTGCTCACCTTTGTCAAACTGGACGGGCGTTGGCAGATCATGGCCAAGGTGTTTCATTTCGACCTCACCGCAGCCTGA
- a CDS encoding formate/nitrite transporter family protein, whose translation MNATLDALLPEDVARKAEATGVAKAQRDTLTLFTLALLAGAFIALGAMFSTLVSVGIGDLLPYGLARLAIGTVFALGLILVVVCGAELFTGDVLMTIAWAGRRLKTGAMLRVWAIVLVGNLVGAAGTALLVFLSGHPFAGAGGVAVAALDIARAKSELGLVQAFFLGVMCNVLVCLAVWASLAARSVTDKILVIVPPVAAFVAAGFEHSVANFYYLTMGLLLRHLAPDSFWHGRGLAPDQFAMLTPGTFVIGQAVVVLGNLLGGAALVALVYWLAYLRPRGEGRP comes from the coding sequence ATGAACGCGACGCTTGATGCCCTCCTGCCCGAAGACGTGGCGCGGAAGGCCGAGGCCACCGGTGTCGCCAAGGCGCAGCGCGATACGCTCACCTTGTTCACCCTGGCCCTCCTGGCCGGCGCCTTCATCGCCCTCGGTGCCATGTTCTCCACCTTGGTCTCGGTCGGCATCGGCGACCTGCTGCCCTATGGCCTTGCGCGCCTTGCCATCGGCACGGTCTTTGCGCTTGGCCTTATCCTGGTCGTCGTGTGCGGGGCGGAACTCTTTACCGGCGATGTGCTAATGACCATCGCCTGGGCCGGGCGGCGCCTGAAGACGGGCGCCATGCTGCGGGTCTGGGCCATCGTGCTTGTCGGCAATCTGGTGGGCGCCGCCGGCACGGCGCTGCTCGTCTTCCTGTCCGGCCATCCCTTTGCCGGTGCCGGCGGTGTCGCCGTGGCGGCGCTCGACATCGCCCGCGCCAAATCGGAACTGGGGCTGGTCCAAGCCTTCTTTCTCGGCGTGATGTGCAATGTGCTGGTCTGTCTCGCGGTCTGGGCGTCGCTGGCCGCAAGGTCGGTCACCGACAAGATCCTGGTGATCGTGCCGCCGGTCGCCGCTTTTGTTGCCGCGGGCTTCGAGCATTCGGTTGCCAATTTCTATTACCTGACCATGGGCCTGCTGCTCCGGCATCTGGCACCGGACTCGTTCTGGCATGGGCGCGGCCTTGCGCCCGATCAGTTCGCGATGCTGACGCCCGGCACATTCGTGATCGGTCAGGCGGTGGTCGTCCTTGGTAATCTTTTGGGTGGGGCGGCCCTGGTGGCGCTGGTCTACTGGCTGGCCTATCTGCGCCCGCGCGGCGAAGGGCGGCCTTGA
- a CDS encoding macro domain-containing protein, translated as MIREVEGDILLSKAQVVAHGVAPGDHFDTGLALALRERWPAMVKDFRHFCQASHPKAGEIWYWGGAEGPAIVNLMVQQSAYGHGEKPGKANLENVHHALKALAKLVAAEGIKSLALPRLATGVGGLDWSDVKLLVEKHLGGLDIPVFVYTVYHKNVAAMELGVVEKGQMAAASTQGKNAS; from the coding sequence ATGATTCGCGAAGTCGAAGGCGACATTCTCCTCTCCAAGGCCCAGGTCGTGGCCCATGGCGTGGCGCCGGGGGACCATTTCGACACTGGTCTGGCGCTGGCCCTGCGCGAACGCTGGCCGGCGATGGTCAAGGATTTCCGCCATTTCTGCCAGGCCAGCCACCCGAAGGCCGGCGAGATCTGGTATTGGGGCGGCGCCGAGGGTCCGGCCATCGTCAATCTGATGGTGCAGCAATCCGCCTATGGCCATGGCGAGAAGCCGGGCAAGGCGAATCTGGAGAATGTGCACCATGCGCTGAAGGCGCTGGCCAAGCTGGTCGCGGCCGAAGGCATCAAGAGCCTGGCCCTGCCGCGCCTAGCCACCGGTGTCGGCGGCCTCGATTGGAGCGATGTGAAGCTGCTGGTCGAGAAGCATCTGGGCGGTCTCGACATTCCGGTTTTCGTCTACACCGTCTATCACAAGAATGTGGCGGCGATGGAACTGGGCGTCGTGGAAAAGGGCCAGATGGCCGCGGCGTCGACCCAGGGCAAGAACGCCTCATGA
- a CDS encoding nitronate monooxygenase, with protein MERTSMWPDRRIIDLFGIEMPIIQAPMAGPCYADMAVAVSEAGGLGSLPTATFTPEQAQAELQLIRQQTAKPINLNFFCHQAPVIDPAREANWRARLAPYYAEFGIDPTAPIPTSNRLPFDDAMCRLVEEFKPRVVSFHFGLPEPALLKRVRATGAKIISSATSAEEADWLERHGADAIIAQGAEAGGHRGMFLGGDPLDLVATQAGTMALVPQVVDAVKVPVIAAGGIGDARGIHAAFALGAAAVQLGTAYLFSSEARISAPHRVALQQAKDNQTALTNIFTGRPARGIINRIMREIGPITRDAPAFPTAGGALAPVKAKAEAQGSGDFGSLWSGQAASLGRDMGAGNLTRLLAAETLERLKR; from the coding sequence ATGGAGAGAACCAGCATGTGGCCGGATCGCCGGATCATCGATCTCTTCGGCATCGAAATGCCCATCATCCAGGCGCCGATGGCGGGACCCTGTTATGCCGACATGGCCGTGGCGGTGTCGGAAGCCGGCGGCCTCGGTTCGCTGCCGACCGCGACCTTCACGCCGGAACAGGCGCAGGCCGAGCTGCAGCTCATCCGCCAGCAGACGGCAAAGCCCATCAACCTCAATTTCTTCTGCCACCAGGCGCCGGTGATCGATCCCGCGCGCGAGGCGAACTGGCGCGCGCGCCTCGCGCCCTATTACGCCGAGTTCGGCATCGACCCCACAGCCCCCATCCCCACCAGCAATCGCCTGCCCTTCGACGATGCGATGTGCCGGCTGGTCGAGGAGTTCAAGCCGCGGGTGGTGAGCTTTCATTTCGGCCTGCCGGAGCCGGCGCTCCTGAAGCGCGTGCGGGCGACCGGCGCCAAGATCATCTCATCCGCCACCAGCGCCGAGGAAGCCGACTGGCTGGAGCGCCACGGCGCCGATGCCATCATCGCGCAAGGCGCCGAGGCCGGCGGCCATCGCGGCATGTTCCTGGGCGGCGATCCGCTCGATCTCGTGGCGACCCAGGCCGGCACCATGGCGCTGGTGCCGCAGGTGGTTGACGCTGTGAAGGTGCCGGTGATCGCCGCGGGCGGCATCGGCGATGCGCGCGGCATCCACGCGGCCTTTGCCCTGGGTGCCGCCGCCGTGCAGCTCGGCACCGCCTATCTCTTCAGCTCCGAAGCGCGCATCTCGGCCCCGCACCGCGTGGCCCTGCAGCAGGCCAAGGACAATCAGACGGCGCTCACCAACATCTTCACCGGGCGGCCGGCGCGCGGCATCATCAACCGCATCATGCGCGAAATAGGGCCGATCACCCGCGATGCCCCGGCTTTCCCCACGGCCGGCGGTGCGCTGGCCCCCGTGAAGGCCAAGGCGGAGGCGCAAGGCTCCGGCGATTTCGGCTCGCTCTGGTCGGGCCAGGCGGCTAGTCTCGGGCGCGACATGGGGGCCGGCAATCTCACGCGCCTGCTCGCCGCCGAGACCCTGGAAAGACTGAAACGATAA
- a CDS encoding AraC family transcriptional regulator: MTQQAEFAALIDQYSKGDGIHQTALPRVAVIKATKPSEPIHGVHQPALCILAQGRKQVVLGDRVFFYDATQYLVAAVDVPVVAQVTEASPEKPYLCFRLNLDPATISTLIMETGLDRAGAVAATARQNPGTGLSLSTVTPELLDACIRLLRLLANPRDLPILAPLAEREILYRLLTGADEARLRQIAQADSKLHQITRAIGWIKQHFAEPFSIETLAAEARMSASALHHHFKAVTAMSPLQFQKQLRLQEARRLILLQGSDAATAGHQVGYESPSQFSREYSRLFGAPPVRDANRLKTSPDMLMSA, encoded by the coding sequence ATGACCCAGCAGGCTGAATTCGCCGCTTTGATTGATCAATACAGCAAGGGTGACGGTATCCACCAGACCGCTTTGCCACGCGTCGCGGTAATCAAGGCGACCAAGCCATCCGAGCCGATCCACGGCGTCCACCAGCCGGCGCTCTGCATCCTGGCCCAGGGCCGCAAGCAGGTGGTCCTCGGCGACCGGGTCTTTTTCTACGATGCCACGCAATATCTCGTGGCCGCGGTCGACGTGCCGGTGGTGGCCCAGGTGACCGAGGCCAGTCCGGAAAAACCCTATCTCTGCTTCCGCCTCAACCTCGACCCGGCGACGATCAGCACGCTCATCATGGAAACCGGGCTCGACCGCGCCGGGGCCGTGGCCGCGACCGCGCGCCAGAATCCCGGCACCGGCCTGTCGCTCAGCACCGTGACGCCGGAACTGCTCGACGCCTGCATCCGGCTCCTCCGGCTGCTCGCCAACCCCCGGGACCTGCCGATCCTCGCCCCACTGGCCGAGCGCGAGATCCTCTACCGGCTGCTGACCGGCGCCGATGAGGCGAGATTGCGCCAGATCGCCCAGGCCGACAGCAAGCTGCACCAGATCACCCGCGCCATCGGCTGGATCAAGCAGCATTTCGCCGAACCGTTCAGCATCGAGACCCTGGCCGCGGAAGCGCGCATGAGCGCCTCGGCGCTCCATCATCATTTCAAGGCCGTGACGGCGATGAGCCCGCTGCAGTTCCAGAAGCAGCTGCGCCTCCAGGAAGCGCGCCGCCTCATCCTGCTGCAGGGATCGGATGCCGCCACCGCCGGTCATCAGGTGGGCTATGAATCGCCCTCGCAGTTCAGCCGCGAATACAGCCGCCTGTTCGGCGCCCCGCCGGTGCGCGACGCCAACCGGCTGAAGACGTCACCAGATATGCTGATGAGTGCGTGA
- a CDS encoding DUF3828 domain-containing protein gives MMLTNTLRAVLLAAGLALAACTAPAPGGFDSPQALLDDIYGQYADQPAGSGIDLAAPGIVARYFTPETAALIEADTARAKAANDVPVLDGDPFVGSQDWQITDLDKAVAKSAEPDKTMAIVKFMNYGQPAEVKLHLALSTKGWQIADIDWGYDTLTKILQE, from the coding sequence ATGATGCTCACCAACACCCTGCGCGCGGTGCTGCTGGCCGCCGGCCTGGCGCTTGCCGCCTGCACCGCCCCGGCCCCGGGCGGCTTTGACAGTCCGCAGGCCCTGCTCGACGACATCTATGGCCAATATGCCGACCAGCCGGCCGGGAGCGGCATCGACCTGGCCGCGCCGGGTATTGTCGCGCGCTATTTCACGCCCGAGACCGCGGCGCTCATCGAGGCCGACACCGCGCGCGCCAAAGCCGCGAATGACGTGCCCGTTCTCGACGGCGATCCCTTCGTCGGCTCCCAGGATTGGCAGATCACCGACCTCGACAAGGCCGTCGCAAAGTCCGCCGAGCCCGACAAGACCATGGCCATCGTCAAGTTCATGAATTACGGCCAGCCGGCGGAAGTGAAACTCCACCTCGCGCTGTCCACAAAGGGCTGGCAGATCGCCGATATCGATTGGGGCTATGACACCCTCACCAAAATTCTGCAGGAATAG
- a CDS encoding antibiotic biosynthesis monooxygenase, with protein MPSKKPLTIIAQVQAHPGKEAELLAAQQELVAGVVKEPGCLRYELHVSNEKTGRVIFV; from the coding sequence ATGCCCAGCAAGAAGCCCCTCACCATCATCGCCCAGGTCCAGGCCCATCCCGGCAAGGAAGCCGAGCTGCTGGCGGCGCAACAGGAACTGGTCGCGGGCGTGGTCAAGGAGCCGGGCTGCCTCCGCTATGAGCTCCATGTCTCGAACGAGAAGACCGGCCGCGTCATCTTCGTCTAG
- a CDS encoding Atu4866 domain-containing protein has product MEHSASGVTDMDHLDTMRPHLSAFVLDTRDADDVIASGIWINESGETRLALSPDGRYDKMQGRRQSTYSGRYACDGSTIRFIDDFDFVLTGEIIGDVLRIGTYVYRRA; this is encoded by the coding sequence ATGGAGCATTCAGCAAGCGGAGTGACCGACATGGACCATCTCGACACGATGCGACCCCACTTGTCGGCATTCGTCCTCGACACGCGCGATGCTGACGACGTGATCGCCAGCGGCATCTGGATCAATGAGAGCGGCGAGACCCGTCTCGCCCTCTCGCCCGACGGCCGCTACGACAAGATGCAGGGCAGGCGCCAGAGCACCTATAGCGGCCGCTATGCCTGCGACGGCAGCACCATCCGCTTCATCGATGATTTCGACTTCGTCCTCACCGGCGAGATCATCGGCGATGTGCTGCGCATCGGCACCTATGTCTATCGGCGGGCCTAG
- a CDS encoding cation-transporting P-type ATPase — MPQRPVPADRLADLQRDPALGLSEAEAADRRARFGWNDIVVAAPSTWIDLLRNTLRDPQIWFLIVVSGLFVITGDYTEAVILVLAMVPLVGMDAFLHRRTQASTQGLASRLAAQATILRDGGKVSAPARAVVPGDLVEIAAGAAFPADGLVVAGDDLQVDESSLTGEAYPVRKQALAVGGVAVRSAETLHWVFAGTRLLTGTARCRVIHTGGETLYGEIVRSALSGSHARTPLQIAVMRLVTVMLVGALLLCVALAAIRVIQGHGWLDAFLSAATLAIAALPEEFPVVFTFFLGVGVYRLARRQALVRRAVAVENIGRVTCICSDKTGTITEGKLALAHHVPAQGLSPDDLVGWAALAARPESGDPLDVALLGAAPARPPVVQLATFPFTEDRRRETSIVRLADGALAAVVKGAPETVFAMCGETADALDAWRAEVTTYAATGHKVIAAASRRLELAEAPAEEPESGYTLHGLLALEDPVRAGVRDAVLSCRAAGIRVIMITGDHPATAGAIARDVGLGGADGVPVVVLADDLDREGAGPGIADITKVDVVARAAPGQKLRWVEALQRAGEIVAVTGDGVNDVPALQRADIGIAMGERGTQSAREVAAIVLLDDNFRTIISAIAEGRQLFRNLQLAFAYLLLIHIPFVLSAAAIPLADNPLLYLPIHIVWLELIIHPTMLLVFQDLPTSDRLLPTTRNGAQFFRPSAWAMIVFAGVILAALLSVGFEYALGPTADVPHARALTIAALIAASTAITIVLSGLKTLNARLVVAASLISLVALVQIPTLATLLHLRPLHLIDWAMVSGAGVIAALLAALVARSLRGQRPGPLPGAV; from the coding sequence ATGCCACAACGTCCCGTACCGGCAGATCGCCTGGCCGATCTTCAGCGCGACCCAGCACTGGGGCTGAGCGAGGCGGAAGCGGCCGACCGCCGCGCACGGTTCGGCTGGAACGATATCGTGGTGGCGGCGCCCTCGACCTGGATCGACCTCCTGCGCAACACGCTGCGCGATCCGCAGATCTGGTTCCTGATCGTGGTGAGCGGCCTCTTCGTGATCACCGGCGACTATACCGAGGCGGTCATCCTGGTGCTGGCGATGGTGCCGCTGGTGGGCATGGACGCCTTTCTCCATCGCCGGACACAGGCCTCGACGCAGGGGCTGGCGAGCCGACTTGCCGCCCAGGCGACGATCCTGCGCGATGGCGGCAAAGTGAGCGCGCCGGCGCGGGCGGTGGTGCCGGGCGACCTCGTTGAAATCGCCGCCGGCGCTGCCTTCCCGGCCGATGGGCTGGTGGTCGCGGGCGACGACTTGCAGGTCGATGAATCGTCGCTGACCGGCGAGGCCTATCCCGTGAGGAAGCAGGCACTCGCTGTCGGTGGCGTGGCCGTGCGGTCGGCCGAGACCCTGCATTGGGTCTTTGCCGGCACAAGGCTGCTGACCGGTACGGCGCGCTGCCGCGTGATCCATACCGGCGGCGAAACGCTCTATGGCGAAATCGTGCGCTCGGCCCTGTCGGGCAGCCATGCGCGAACACCGCTGCAGATCGCGGTGATGCGGCTGGTCACGGTGATGCTGGTGGGCGCACTGCTGTTATGCGTGGCCCTTGCCGCCATTCGCGTCATTCAGGGTCATGGCTGGCTCGATGCGTTCCTGAGTGCCGCGACCCTTGCGATCGCCGCCTTGCCGGAGGAATTCCCGGTCGTCTTCACCTTCTTCCTCGGCGTCGGCGTCTATCGTCTGGCGCGGCGCCAGGCGCTGGTGCGGCGCGCCGTGGCGGTCGAGAATATCGGCCGCGTCACCTGCATCTGCTCCGACAAGACCGGCACGATCACCGAAGGGAAGCTCGCACTCGCGCATCATGTGCCGGCACAGGGCCTGTCGCCGGATGACCTGGTGGGCTGGGCGGCGCTGGCGGCACGCCCGGAAAGCGGCGATCCGCTCGATGTCGCCCTCCTGGGGGCAGCGCCGGCGCGCCCACCGGTGGTTCAACTGGCGACCTTCCCCTTCACCGAGGATCGCCGCCGCGAGACGTCGATCGTCCGGCTGGCAGATGGCGCATTGGCGGCGGTGGTGAAGGGTGCGCCGGAGACGGTCTTTGCCATGTGCGGCGAGACGGCCGACGCACTCGACGCCTGGCGCGCGGAGGTCACGACCTATGCCGCGACCGGTCACAAGGTGATTGCCGCCGCCAGCCGGCGGTTGGAACTGGCTGAAGCGCCGGCAGAGGAACCCGAGAGCGGCTATACGCTCCATGGCCTGCTGGCGCTGGAGGATCCGGTCCGTGCCGGCGTGCGCGATGCGGTGCTGTCCTGCCGTGCTGCCGGCATCCGCGTCATCATGATCACCGGCGATCATCCGGCGACCGCCGGCGCCATCGCGCGCGATGTGGGCCTTGGTGGCGCGGATGGGGTGCCGGTGGTGGTGCTGGCCGACGATCTCGACCGCGAGGGAGCGGGGCCGGGCATCGCGGACATCACCAAGGTCGATGTCGTGGCGCGGGCGGCACCGGGGCAGAAGCTCCGCTGGGTCGAGGCTTTGCAGCGCGCCGGCGAGATCGTCGCCGTGACCGGCGACGGGGTCAACGACGTACCCGCCCTGCAGAGAGCCGATATCGGCATCGCCATGGGTGAGCGTGGCACGCAGAGCGCCCGCGAGGTCGCTGCCATCGTGCTGCTCGATGACAATTTCCGCACCATCATCAGCGCCATCGCCGAAGGCCGGCAATTGTTCCGCAACCTGCAACTGGCCTTCGCCTATCTGCTGCTGATCCATATTCCCTTCGTGCTGAGTGCCGCCGCCATTCCCCTGGCGGACAACCCGCTGCTCTATCTGCCGATCCATATCGTGTGGCTGGAACTCATCATCCATCCCACCATGTTGCTGGTGTTCCAGGATTTGCCCACGAGCGACCGCCTGCTGCCGACGACGCGCAACGGGGCGCAGTTCTTCCGGCCGTCGGCCTGGGCGATGATCGTGTTCGCCGGCGTTATTCTCGCGGCTTTGCTGTCGGTCGGCTTCGAATATGCCCTAGGCCCCACGGCGGACGTGCCCCATGCCCGCGCCCTCACAATCGCAGCCTTGATCGCGGCGAGCACGGCCATCACCATCGTGCTCAGCGGGCTGAAAACCTTGAACGCGCGGCTGGTGGTGGCAGCCAGCCTTATCAGCCTGGTGGCGTTGGTGCAGATTCCGACCCTGGCCACCCTCCTGCACCTGCGGCCGCTGCATCTCATCGATTGGGCGATGGTGTCGGGTGCCGGCGTCATTGCCGCCCTGCTGGCGGCCCTGGTGGCCCGGTCGCTGCGCGGGCAGCGGCCCGGCCCTTTGCCTGGTGCCGTGTGA
- a CDS encoding SDR family oxidoreductase, which produces MENVTGKVVAITGASSGIGAATARLLAAQGANVVLGARRTDRLEQLVAEIVAAGGKAACRTLDVTNRADTTSFVDFATAQFGKLDVLVNNAGVMPLSPISALKLDEWDRMIDVNIRGVLHGIAAALPVMEAQGFGQIINISSIAGHRVIPTAAVYCGTKFAVGAISEGLRQENSKIRVTVVSPGVTESELAETISVPEVRARIEEHRKVALGADAIARAISYAIAQPADVDVGEIIVRPTATQV; this is translated from the coding sequence CTGGAGAATGTGACCGGCAAGGTCGTGGCCATCACCGGCGCCAGCAGCGGCATCGGCGCTGCAACGGCCAGATTGCTGGCGGCGCAGGGCGCCAATGTGGTGCTGGGTGCGAGACGCACGGACCGGCTGGAACAGCTGGTGGCGGAGATCGTGGCTGCCGGCGGCAAGGCGGCGTGCCGGACCCTCGACGTCACCAACCGCGCCGACACCACGTCCTTCGTCGACTTCGCCACGGCGCAGTTCGGAAAGCTCGACGTGCTGGTCAACAATGCCGGTGTCATGCCGCTCTCGCCGATCTCCGCGCTGAAACTCGACGAATGGGACCGCATGATCGACGTCAACATCCGCGGCGTACTCCACGGCATCGCCGCCGCCTTGCCCGTGATGGAGGCTCAGGGCTTCGGGCAGATCATCAACATCTCCTCGATTGCCGGTCACCGCGTGATCCCGACGGCGGCGGTCTATTGCGGGACGAAGTTCGCGGTCGGCGCCATTTCCGAAGGGTTGCGCCAGGAGAACAGCAAGATCCGCGTCACGGTGGTGTCGCCCGGCGTCACGGAATCGGAACTGGCCGAAACCATCAGCGTGCCGGAAGTGCGCGCCCGCATCGAGGAACACCGCAAGGTCGCCCTCGGCGCCGATGCGATCGCGCGGGCCATCAGCTATGCCATCGCCCAACCGGCCGATGTCGATGTGGGTGAGATCATCGTGCGGCCGACGGCGACCCAGGTCTGA
- a CDS encoding transglutaminase-like cysteine peptidase, with protein sequence MRALFLLLLVMSLPTVAEARVYPPLFGSHEFANKGIKKFPKWFDMLSRWQGSALWATPFQFLKMEGDCEDYAIAKFMALKALGIPIEDMRVLALRDMNLDIGHAVLIVYDGDTALLLDNQIKSVVPADTVKHYMPIFSLSETGWWLHRR encoded by the coding sequence ATGCGCGCGCTCTTTCTGCTGCTGCTGGTGATGTCGTTGCCGACCGTGGCCGAGGCGCGCGTCTATCCGCCGCTCTTCGGCTCCCATGAGTTCGCCAACAAGGGCATCAAGAAATTTCCCAAATGGTTCGACATGCTGTCGCGCTGGCAAGGCAGCGCACTTTGGGCGACGCCCTTCCAGTTCCTGAAGATGGAGGGCGATTGCGAGGATTACGCCATCGCCAAGTTCATGGCCTTGAAAGCGCTGGGCATTCCCATCGAGGATATGCGCGTGCTGGCGCTGCGCGACATGAATCTCGATATCGGCCATGCGGTGCTGATCGTCTATGACGGCGACACGGCGCTCCTCCTCGACAACCAGATCAAGAGCGTGGTGCCGGCCGATACGGTGAAGCATTACATGCCGATCTTCTCCCTGAGCGAAACCGGCTGGTGGCTGCACCGGCGCTGA